From Aristaeella lactis, the proteins below share one genomic window:
- a CDS encoding EAL domain-containing protein: protein MKKGLPLREMVPTPRMNYSFIFPSMLILLVIMGYYFFRPRLPIRLNRAFLAILVIDICTEILEVASFRLNETWTEHAPELLWVINVLYYIFTFIRSYMFFIFTVSVLDAKTLLWSKLRVFAPIVYIPCVLVALSTPWTHWLFRIEEGFHSGPFLWILYACGCSYIAFSTIGILRHIKELSAHEIISLLAIQAVLLAGNLARFLLPTFLVMNTFCLMAIVVIFISFLNPDLYLSERGHVYNLPAFHALLGECWQRKRSCRVLGFTIQNYNEHREIFGGKQMDDALIGINKYLSETFPHLSSFYLRGGSYAMVGQNHPDLSEIRQKLSERFTGSWKAGAGELRLGISFVEADMDVLNCPSDRLVNTLMISLDELSRVAEPDASRSLMDSIEEINRKLDIRRCLEKALDNDTLEVFLQPLMDSRTGKRIAAEALVRLRDDNGNLIRPDLFISMAEQEGYIVRLGEQVLAKVCRFIRDNDIESIGIHWINVNLSPVQFMSRDVPSRFAEILKEYGVDERMIHLEITEQSMIDFSLLRDQITGLHKNGFEFSLDDYGSGYSNLSRVRQYPFTNIKIDMEVVWSYCREKDVLLPALVDGFKKMNLSITAEGIETEEMAGAMKEINCDYLQGYYFSQPVPMDEFIAQTTLVNKAG, encoded by the coding sequence ATGAAGAAAGGACTCCCCCTGCGGGAGATGGTGCCAACCCCAAGGATGAATTACAGCTTCATTTTCCCCAGCATGCTGATCCTGCTGGTCATCATGGGTTACTACTTTTTCCGGCCGAGACTGCCGATCCGTCTGAACCGGGCTTTCCTTGCCATTCTGGTCATTGACATCTGCACAGAGATCCTGGAGGTTGCTTCCTTCCGGCTAAACGAAACCTGGACGGAGCATGCTCCCGAACTGCTGTGGGTGATCAATGTCCTTTATTATATCTTCACCTTTATCCGTTCCTACATGTTCTTCATCTTCACCGTCAGCGTGCTGGACGCGAAAACACTGCTCTGGTCCAAACTGCGGGTCTTTGCCCCCATTGTCTATATTCCCTGCGTCCTGGTGGCCCTGTCCACCCCCTGGACCCACTGGCTGTTCCGGATTGAGGAAGGCTTCCATTCCGGGCCCTTCCTCTGGATCCTGTATGCCTGCGGCTGTTCCTATATCGCTTTTTCCACCATCGGGATCCTGCGCCATATAAAGGAACTGAGCGCACATGAGATCATCAGCCTGCTGGCCATCCAGGCCGTGCTGCTGGCCGGAAACCTGGCGCGTTTCCTGCTTCCGACCTTCCTGGTCATGAATACCTTCTGCCTGATGGCGATCGTGGTCATCTTCATTTCCTTCCTGAATCCGGATCTTTACCTGTCCGAACGGGGACATGTGTATAACCTCCCGGCCTTCCACGCGCTGCTGGGCGAATGCTGGCAGCGGAAGCGGTCCTGCCGGGTGCTGGGCTTCACCATCCAGAACTACAACGAGCACCGGGAGATCTTCGGCGGCAAGCAGATGGATGACGCCCTGATCGGCATCAACAAATACCTTTCTGAAACCTTCCCCCACCTGAGCAGCTTCTACCTGCGCGGCGGTTCCTACGCCATGGTGGGCCAGAACCATCCGGATCTGTCAGAGATCCGGCAGAAACTGTCCGAACGCTTCACCGGATCCTGGAAAGCCGGCGCCGGCGAACTGCGGCTGGGCATCTCCTTTGTGGAAGCGGATATGGACGTGCTGAACTGTCCCTCCGACCGGCTGGTCAACACGCTGATGATTTCCCTGGACGAACTGAGCCGGGTAGCAGAACCGGACGCCAGCCGCTCCCTGATGGACTCCATCGAGGAGATCAACCGGAAGCTGGACATCCGCCGCTGCCTGGAAAAAGCGCTGGATAACGATACGCTGGAAGTGTTCCTGCAGCCCCTGATGGACAGCCGCACCGGCAAGCGGATCGCCGCGGAAGCACTGGTCCGTCTCCGGGATGACAACGGCAACCTGATCCGTCCGGATCTTTTCATCTCCATGGCGGAACAGGAAGGCTACATTGTCCGCCTGGGCGAACAGGTGCTGGCCAAGGTCTGCCGGTTCATCCGGGATAACGACATTGAGTCCATCGGCATCCACTGGATCAATGTGAACCTGAGCCCGGTGCAGTTCATGAGCCGGGATGTTCCCTCCCGTTTTGCCGAGATCCTGAAGGAATACGGCGTGGACGAGCGGATGATCCACCTGGAGATCACAGAACAGAGCATGATCGACTTCTCGCTCCTGCGGGACCAGATCACAGGCCTGCACAAGAACGGATTTGAGTTCTCCCTGGACGACTATGGCAGCGGTTATTCCAACCTTTCCCGCGTGCGCCAGTACCCCTTCACCAACATCAAGATCGACATGGAAGTGGTCTGGAGCTACTGCCGGGAGAAGGACGTGCTGCTGCCTGCCCTGGTGGACGGTTTCAAGAAGATGAACCTGAGCATCACGGCGGAAGGCATCGAAACGGAAGAAATGGCCGGCGCCATGAAGGAAATCAACTGCGACTACCTGCAGGGCTACTATTTCTCCCAGCCCGTGCCGATGGATGAGTTCATTGCCCAGACAACCCTCGTAAACAAAGCCGGCTGA
- a CDS encoding extracellular solute-binding protein, whose amino-acid sequence MRRLLALLIALVLLLPAGSSLADNAYVRGELVIYSSMYQFVLDMLDEALREEFPNLKPGNNGSFFVYGGTSRLINQIYGEMEDGVLGCDMLLVAEPALSLELKEADYLEPVPVPDAASLLRFPYDEDGCWYPVRVCNMVLAYNPELEQQWAEKGVTIPKTFQVFAADRSLKGLIAMGDPLSSGTTFAAVASLTQSNHYGRQYLKGLASNEVQVISGSDSLAKIRSGEIAAAMILEESVLKALKDAEDAGAPLTDLACIYPDDGVILIPSTVMTVSDAHSKNANAAACKAVEQWFLSEKAQKLILQGYMHSVFREMEQVPFGSIDTNELIRKDMGVNWENVFHSREEINLAWMEIVANHQGR is encoded by the coding sequence ATGAGAAGGCTTTTGGCGCTGCTGATCGCACTGGTACTGCTTCTGCCGGCCGGAAGTTCGCTGGCGGACAACGCGTATGTCCGGGGCGAACTGGTGATCTATTCTTCCATGTACCAGTTTGTTCTTGATATGCTGGATGAAGCGCTGCGAGAGGAATTCCCGAACCTGAAACCGGGAAACAACGGCAGCTTCTTTGTCTATGGCGGTACCAGCCGCCTGATCAACCAGATATACGGGGAGATGGAGGACGGCGTCCTCGGCTGCGATATGCTGCTGGTGGCGGAACCCGCCCTGAGCCTGGAACTGAAGGAAGCGGATTACCTTGAACCGGTACCGGTTCCGGACGCGGCCTCCCTGCTGCGCTTTCCCTATGATGAGGATGGCTGCTGGTATCCCGTCCGTGTCTGCAACATGGTGCTGGCATATAACCCGGAGCTGGAGCAGCAGTGGGCGGAGAAGGGGGTAACCATCCCGAAAACCTTCCAGGTGTTCGCGGCGGATCGCAGCCTGAAGGGCCTGATCGCCATGGGCGATCCCCTGAGCAGCGGTACCACTTTCGCGGCGGTTGCGTCCCTGACCCAGAGCAACCATTACGGCCGCCAGTACCTCAAAGGCCTTGCTTCCAACGAGGTGCAGGTGATCTCCGGCTCTGATTCCCTGGCGAAGATCCGCAGCGGCGAGATTGCTGCCGCCATGATCCTGGAGGAATCGGTGCTCAAAGCCCTGAAAGACGCGGAGGACGCAGGCGCGCCCCTGACGGATCTGGCCTGTATCTATCCGGATGACGGCGTGATCCTGATTCCATCCACGGTGATGACCGTATCGGATGCCCACAGCAAAAACGCCAACGCCGCGGCCTGCAAAGCCGTGGAACAGTGGTTCCTGAGCGAGAAGGCACAGAAGCTTATCCTGCAGGGCTATATGCATTCTGTTTTCCGGGAGATGGAGCAGGTTCCCTTCGGGTCCATTGACACGAACGAGCTGATCCGGAAGGATATGGGGGTCAACTGGGAAAACGTCTTCCACAGCCGGGAAGAAATTAACCTGGCCTGGATGGAAATCGTTGCCAACCACCAGGGCCGGTAA
- a CDS encoding leucine-rich repeat protein, whose translation MKKILACLMTLVLLCSFLFTASAESGDLTFELLEDGSGYMITSCDSKTLAVTIPAAYEGLPVKAVADSAFTGCRMLRKFEVEEGNEFFYAEDGLLYTDAPVKTLVRFPNCKGERGYAYQLPEGTVAIAPWAFSGCTNLEFLHIPEGVTTVGDCAFANVEAPFNMNIYFPATIKKIGENLLQNQKDNVVFNIKGNTPVVGYARKNKIPYTLIKDKKPVKQTAQVHEPDLADAGVTELPDPETRVEYPVPTAYKFMADVCAEHYDLAKYQAGDPSEVLIPMAKRWPMLLPDEEGKTVNGDAPIEGLYGIGYTETETILRGYDAAGNITGTRRVNGDFGFALPGAVSMGVSGGKGTAVSIVPYEPVFVSGSGVIPVSPEAFRKGSGEPVIIYALEFGSADYSPEMHASLNVLGSCITDTYGKQEDTSTHYSTLILSLRDPYLQDKMDQYTLHFHGLDKKFENEKMILWVSSEYDKIEKDFGDKMWGLYSKVAEMMDGTYVPQGSELNKVSILLSSSHPSVTSTDGGLSIVMLDRNSIPFRKGATTDAHEFVHAVDWSFGIMHNVFIPRAWTEGRAEWIGTQVSKAMKLSTTNPYPAKYNWSFLTEEDKADFYRYYFENGNNDVVYPLGYFFIKYLCETYGEDVNAKIMDNIIHSDMNQDNAMEVFKECVTSVTDPDVFQNFVRDVIG comes from the coding sequence ATGAAGAAGATTCTGGCTTGTCTCATGACGTTGGTACTGTTATGTTCCTTCCTGTTTACCGCGTCCGCGGAATCAGGTGACCTGACTTTTGAGCTGCTGGAGGATGGCAGCGGATACATGATCACCAGCTGCGACAGCAAAACGCTGGCGGTGACCATTCCGGCCGCCTATGAAGGCCTGCCGGTGAAGGCGGTTGCGGACAGTGCCTTTACAGGCTGCAGGATGCTGCGGAAATTCGAAGTGGAAGAAGGAAACGAGTTCTTCTACGCGGAGGACGGCCTGCTTTACACGGATGCTCCGGTGAAAACGCTGGTCCGGTTTCCGAACTGTAAAGGTGAACGGGGATATGCCTATCAGCTGCCTGAAGGCACTGTAGCCATCGCACCCTGGGCTTTCTCCGGATGCACCAATCTGGAATTCCTCCATATTCCGGAAGGCGTGACCACGGTGGGCGATTGTGCTTTTGCGAACGTGGAAGCCCCGTTTAATATGAATATTTATTTCCCGGCCACCATTAAGAAGATTGGGGAGAACCTGCTGCAAAATCAAAAGGATAATGTTGTTTTTAATATAAAAGGCAACACTCCGGTTGTCGGATATGCCAGGAAGAACAAGATCCCTTATACATTGATCAAGGATAAAAAGCCTGTAAAGCAGACGGCACAGGTACATGAACCGGATCTCGCGGATGCCGGGGTGACGGAACTGCCGGATCCGGAGACCAGGGTGGAGTATCCCGTTCCGACAGCATATAAATTTATGGCTGATGTCTGCGCGGAGCATTATGACCTGGCCAAGTATCAGGCGGGGGATCCTTCCGAAGTCCTGATCCCGATGGCGAAAAGGTGGCCTATGCTGCTGCCGGACGAAGAAGGAAAAACAGTAAACGGCGACGCGCCGATCGAAGGCCTGTATGGTATTGGCTATACGGAGACGGAAACCATCCTGCGCGGTTATGACGCGGCGGGAAATATTACGGGAACCCGCAGGGTGAACGGTGATTTCGGCTTTGCGCTGCCCGGTGCTGTTTCAATGGGTGTTTCCGGTGGAAAAGGCACAGCTGTGAGCATTGTTCCCTATGAGCCGGTTTTTGTATCCGGTTCGGGAGTTATACCGGTTTCTCCGGAAGCTTTCCGGAAGGGATCCGGAGAGCCTGTGATCATTTACGCGCTGGAATTCGGCAGCGCCGATTATTCTCCTGAAATGCACGCTTCCCTGAATGTGCTTGGGTCCTGTATAACGGATACGTATGGAAAGCAGGAGGATACTTCCACCCATTACAGCACCCTGATCCTGAGTCTGCGGGATCCTTACCTGCAGGATAAGATGGATCAGTATACGCTGCATTTCCATGGCCTGGACAAAAAGTTTGAAAACGAGAAGATGATACTCTGGGTCAGTTCTGAATATGACAAGATCGAAAAAGACTTTGGAGACAAAATGTGGGGCCTGTATTCCAAAGTGGCGGAGATGATGGACGGTACCTATGTTCCGCAGGGCTCAGAGCTGAATAAAGTAAGTATTTTACTGAGCAGCAGTCATCCCAGTGTTACCAGTACAGACGGAGGGCTCTCCATTGTAATGCTCGACAGGAACAGCATTCCCTTCAGAAAGGGAGCGACGACAGACGCGCATGAATTTGTCCATGCGGTAGACTGGTCGTTCGGGATTATGCATAACGTGTTTATACCGCGGGCGTGGACGGAAGGCAGGGCAGAATGGATCGGAACCCAGGTCAGCAAGGCCATGAAGCTTTCTACCACCAATCCCTATCCGGCCAAGTATAACTGGTCTTTCCTGACGGAAGAGGATAAGGCGGATTTCTACCGGTATTACTTCGAAAACGGAAACAATGACGTTGTGTATCCCCTCGGATACTTCTTTATCAAGTATCTGTGCGAGACCTACGGAGAAGACGTGAACGCGAAGATCATGGACAACATTATCCATTCTGATATGAATCAGGATAATGCCATGGAAGTCTTCAAGGAGTGCGTGACATCCGTAACGGATCCGGACGTGTTCCAGAACTTTGTCCGGGATGTGATCGGATAA
- a CDS encoding rhomboid family intramembrane serine protease — protein sequence MTKSKGFRVTFNAPLVLAFALLCTLVTILDQLTGRKSISMIFSTYASSFSDPMTYVRLFTHVLGHASFAHLVSNMAYILLLGPMLEEKYGAKKLLLVIAVTAVITALVHNVLFPNTRLLGASGVVFAFILLTSFTEFREGEIPLTTILVALIYLGQQIWDGITVKDNVSNLSHIVGGLVGGCAGFLLNRRKKEDVF from the coding sequence ATGACAAAATCGAAAGGGTTCCGCGTGACCTTTAATGCGCCGCTGGTGCTGGCGTTTGCGCTCCTGTGCACCCTGGTCACGATTCTTGACCAGCTGACCGGCAGGAAAAGCATATCCATGATCTTTTCCACCTACGCCTCCTCCTTTTCTGATCCGATGACTTATGTCCGCCTGTTCACTCATGTGCTGGGGCACGCGAGCTTCGCGCACCTGGTGAGCAACATGGCGTATATTCTGCTTCTGGGACCCATGCTGGAAGAAAAATACGGGGCGAAGAAGCTGCTGCTCGTGATTGCGGTGACCGCGGTGATTACAGCCCTGGTCCATAACGTGCTGTTTCCCAATACCAGGCTCCTGGGAGCCAGCGGTGTGGTCTTTGCCTTTATCCTGCTGACCTCCTTTACGGAGTTCCGGGAAGGGGAGATTCCGCTGACCACGATCCTGGTGGCCCTGATCTACCTGGGCCAGCAGATTTGGGATGGTATCACGGTCAAGGACAATGTGTCCAACCTGTCCCATATCGTCGGCGGCCTGGTGGGCGGCTGCGCCGGCTTCCTGCTGAACCGGCGGAAAAAAGAGGATGTCTTCTGA
- a CDS encoding RNA polymerase sigma factor, which yields MRRSPAENRENTLERLMSAYGDPVMRTCLLFLQSRTLAEDASQETFIRAWRFMDRLKENGSEKAWLLAIAANVCRSMLKSRAYRDMGKNLYDDESVHETGTPDEYPDDTVYKTVNALPVKYRMPVVLYYYQGLSVNEIAGALRIPGTTVRTRISRARAQLQKELKGWFFDEE from the coding sequence ATGAGAAGATCCCCGGCGGAAAACCGCGAAAACACCCTGGAGCGGTTGATGTCCGCCTACGGCGATCCGGTGATGAGAACCTGTCTGCTTTTCCTGCAGAGCAGGACCCTGGCGGAAGACGCGTCCCAGGAAACCTTCATCCGCGCCTGGAGATTTATGGACCGCCTGAAGGAAAACGGAAGCGAGAAAGCCTGGCTGCTGGCCATCGCGGCAAACGTCTGCCGGTCAATGCTGAAAAGCCGCGCCTACCGGGATATGGGTAAGAACCTTTATGATGATGAATCCGTTCATGAAACAGGAACGCCGGATGAATATCCCGATGACACGGTTTACAAAACCGTGAACGCGCTGCCGGTCAAATACCGTATGCCCGTTGTGCTGTATTACTACCAGGGCTTGTCCGTGAATGAGATTGCCGGGGCCCTGCGCATCCCCGGCACGACAGTCAGAACAAGGATATCCAGAGCCCGGGCTCAGCTGCAGAAAGAGCTGAAAGGATGGTTTTTTGATGAAGAATAA
- a CDS encoding AMP-binding protein, which yields MTTQTDLSQLSAIASRLREMREIMGWTPEEMAEKTEVTPAEYLDYEAGQTDMPFTFIYKSAQAFNMELTELLEGHNAFLSTYTVTRRGKGETTAKEEGIAISNLAPKFRDKVAEPYWVRYEYSEKQQNEPIHTTTHKGQEFDLVLSGSLKVQVGDHTEILEEGDSIYYNSSLPHGMIAVNGKDCVFLAMILPVEGPQAGTDFAAVPKAAKYEGHLVAEKFIDAKEDEQGRLTSISFPNRETFNFGFDIVDEIARKYPDKMAMLYVDKHHEERRFTFKDVKDASNQCANYFTSLGIKKGDRVMLVMKRHYQFWFSMVALHKLGAIAIPATNQLKEHDFEYRFNAAGVKALICTADGDTAEIAERAAAKCPSVETLIMVNGSRDGWHDMNAEYPLFTRRYRRPEDASCGDDPALMFFTSGTTGNPKMAQHRHTYALGHYVTAKYWHCCERDGLHFTISDTGWGKSLWGKLYGQWLCEGAVFVYDFDKFDAADILPMFKKYNITTFCAPPTMLRMFIKVDLANYDLSSIHHMTTAGEALNPEVYRQFEKATGLQIMEGFGQTETTLTIGNLAGTVPKVGSMGKANPQYDVDIVDPDGNPVATGEVGEIVIHTDKNVPCGLYREYYLDEEKTKEAWHDGMYHTGDTAWRDEDGYFWYVSRIDDVIKSSGYRIGPFEIESVIMELPYVLECGVSAEPDEVRGQIVKASIVLTKGTEGTEELKKEIQQYVKEHTAPYKYPRKIVFRDELPKTISGKIQRNLL from the coding sequence ATGACAACCCAGACCGATCTCAGTCAGCTCAGTGCAATAGCTTCCCGACTTCGCGAGATGCGGGAGATTATGGGCTGGACCCCTGAGGAAATGGCGGAAAAGACAGAGGTAACCCCTGCGGAATACCTTGATTATGAAGCCGGCCAGACCGATATGCCCTTCACCTTCATCTACAAGTCCGCCCAGGCCTTCAACATGGAGCTGACCGAGCTGCTGGAAGGCCACAATGCCTTCCTGTCCACCTATACGGTCACCCGCCGCGGCAAGGGCGAAACCACCGCGAAGGAAGAAGGCATTGCCATTTCGAACCTGGCTCCGAAATTCCGGGATAAGGTGGCTGAACCCTACTGGGTCCGCTACGAATATTCCGAAAAGCAGCAGAATGAGCCGATCCATACGACGACCCATAAGGGCCAGGAATTTGACCTGGTGCTTTCCGGCAGCCTGAAGGTTCAGGTCGGTGACCATACCGAGATCCTGGAGGAAGGCGACAGCATCTATTACAATTCCTCCCTGCCCCATGGCATGATCGCTGTGAACGGGAAGGACTGCGTTTTCCTGGCGATGATCCTTCCGGTCGAAGGACCGCAGGCCGGGACTGATTTTGCGGCAGTGCCGAAGGCCGCAAAGTATGAAGGCCATCTGGTTGCCGAGAAGTTCATCGACGCGAAGGAAGACGAGCAGGGAAGGCTTACTTCCATCAGTTTCCCGAACCGGGAAACCTTCAACTTCGGTTTTGATATCGTGGATGAGATCGCCCGGAAGTATCCGGACAAGATGGCCATGCTCTATGTGGACAAGCACCACGAGGAGCGCCGCTTCACCTTCAAGGACGTGAAGGATGCCTCCAACCAGTGTGCCAACTACTTCACCTCCCTGGGCATCAAAAAGGGCGACCGGGTCATGCTGGTGATGAAGCGGCATTATCAGTTCTGGTTCTCCATGGTGGCCCTGCACAAGCTGGGCGCTATCGCCATCCCGGCCACCAACCAGCTGAAGGAGCATGACTTTGAGTACCGCTTCAACGCCGCGGGTGTCAAGGCCCTGATCTGTACAGCGGACGGGGACACCGCGGAGATCGCCGAGCGGGCGGCCGCAAAGTGTCCCAGCGTGGAAACACTGATCATGGTCAACGGTTCCCGGGATGGCTGGCATGATATGAACGCGGAGTATCCGCTCTTCACCCGCCGTTACCGCCGTCCGGAGGACGCTTCCTGCGGCGATGACCCGGCCCTCATGTTCTTCACCTCCGGTACCACCGGAAACCCGAAGATGGCGCAGCACAGGCACACCTACGCCCTGGGCCACTATGTCACCGCGAAATACTGGCATTGCTGTGAGCGGGACGGCCTCCACTTCACCATTTCCGATACCGGTTGGGGTAAATCCCTCTGGGGCAAGCTCTACGGCCAGTGGCTGTGTGAAGGCGCGGTCTTTGTCTATGACTTTGACAAGTTCGATGCCGCGGACATCCTGCCCATGTTCAAGAAGTACAATATTACCACCTTCTGCGCGCCGCCTACCATGCTGCGGATGTTCATCAAGGTTGACCTGGCGAACTATGACCTCAGTTCCATTCACCACATGACCACTGCCGGTGAGGCCCTCAACCCCGAGGTGTACCGCCAGTTCGAAAAGGCCACAGGCCTGCAGATCATGGAAGGCTTCGGCCAGACGGAGACGACCCTGACCATCGGTAACCTGGCAGGAACCGTGCCGAAGGTTGGTTCCATGGGTAAGGCCAATCCGCAGTATGACGTGGATATCGTGGATCCGGACGGCAATCCCGTTGCCACCGGTGAAGTGGGCGAGATCGTCATCCACACGGACAAAAACGTTCCCTGCGGCCTCTACCGGGAGTATTACCTGGACGAGGAGAAGACGAAGGAAGCCTGGCACGACGGTATGTACCATACCGGCGACACGGCCTGGCGGGATGAGGACGGCTATTTCTGGTATGTCTCCCGGATCGATGACGTAATCAAATCTTCCGGCTACCGTATCGGGCCGTTTGAAATTGAGTCCGTTATTATGGAGCTTCCCTATGTGCTGGAGTGCGGCGTGTCCGCCGAACCGGATGAAGTCCGCGGCCAGATCGTCAAGGCTTCCATTGTCCTGACCAAGGGCACCGAGGGCACGGAGGAACTCAAGAAGGAGATCCAGCAGTACGTCAAGGAGCATACAGCGCCTTACAAGTATCCGCGGAAGATCGTCTTCCGGGACGAACTCCCCAAGACCATCTCCGGCAAGATCCAGCGGAACCTGCTGTAA
- a CDS encoding MATE family efflux transporter — protein MEKKNALIRDLTTGSVPKTLLTFSMPLFLSGLLQMVYNMVDMIVVGNFVGTNGLSAVSIGGEVLMLITFVAMGFSNAGQILISRYVGAKRHDLVGEMVGTLFTLLEGLAVIIMVVFLFTYQGIIRWLNTPEEIWEYTRQYCITCVYGVVFIYGYNLVSAILRGMGDSKHPFIFIAIASVLNVILDILFVGPMGMGPQGAALATVIGQAVSFLFALRLLYKNREQIHFDFHFRHFRIYKNVIRQLLSLGIPMVIQSAAITFSMLFVNSYINTYGTVAVAVTGVARKLENMIGVVSQAISSAGGAMVSQALGAGKTERVPKVVGHAMWIVAIPAAVFAVITLFKPEWLFGLFSQDPAVLAMAITYIPIAMIQYLGCVLRPPNFALINGSGNSRLNLAVALLDGIFTRIGLSLLLGVTLGMGIRGFWYGNALSGLVPFLIGTVYLISGSWKHMGNKRREETEEEP, from the coding sequence ATGGAGAAGAAGAACGCACTGATCCGGGATCTGACAACGGGCAGCGTGCCGAAAACGCTGCTGACGTTTTCGATGCCCCTTTTCCTGTCCGGCCTGCTGCAGATGGTCTACAACATGGTGGACATGATCGTTGTCGGCAACTTTGTCGGCACCAACGGTCTTTCCGCCGTATCCATCGGCGGTGAGGTGCTGATGCTGATCACCTTTGTAGCCATGGGCTTTTCCAACGCCGGGCAGATCCTGATCTCCCGCTACGTCGGCGCAAAGCGCCATGACCTGGTGGGCGAGATGGTGGGCACCCTGTTTACCCTGCTGGAAGGCCTGGCGGTCATCATCATGGTTGTCTTCCTGTTCACCTACCAGGGGATCATCCGCTGGCTGAACACACCGGAAGAGATCTGGGAATATACACGGCAATACTGCATTACCTGCGTATACGGCGTGGTGTTTATCTACGGCTATAACCTGGTCAGCGCTATCCTGCGCGGCATGGGCGATTCCAAACATCCCTTCATTTTCATCGCCATAGCCTCTGTCCTGAACGTCATCCTGGATATCCTGTTTGTCGGTCCCATGGGCATGGGTCCCCAGGGTGCCGCGCTGGCAACGGTTATCGGACAGGCGGTCAGCTTCCTGTTCGCCCTGCGGCTCCTTTACAAAAACCGGGAGCAGATCCATTTCGACTTCCATTTCCGTCATTTCCGAATTTATAAGAATGTGATCCGGCAGCTGCTGAGCCTTGGTATCCCCATGGTGATCCAGAGCGCCGCCATCACCTTCTCCATGCTGTTTGTCAATTCCTATATCAATACCTACGGCACCGTCGCGGTGGCGGTTACCGGCGTTGCCCGGAAACTGGAGAACATGATCGGCGTGGTCAGCCAGGCCATCTCCTCCGCCGGCGGCGCCATGGTATCCCAGGCCCTGGGCGCCGGCAAAACGGAACGGGTGCCGAAGGTCGTTGGGCACGCCATGTGGATCGTGGCAATTCCTGCCGCTGTCTTCGCGGTGATCACGCTGTTCAAGCCGGAATGGCTGTTCGGCCTTTTCTCCCAGGATCCCGCCGTGCTGGCCATGGCAATCACCTACATTCCCATCGCCATGATCCAGTATCTCGGCTGCGTCCTTCGTCCGCCGAACTTCGCCCTGATCAACGGTTCCGGCAACTCCAGGCTAAACCTGGCGGTGGCGCTGCTGGACGGCATCTTCACCCGGATCGGCCTGAGCCTGCTGCTGGGCGTAACGCTCGGCATGGGCATCCGCGGCTTCTGGTACGGCAACGCCCTGTCCGGCCTGGTGCCTTTCCTGATCGGTACGGTATACCTGATCTCCGGCTCCTGGAAACATATGGGGAATAAACGGCGCGAGGAAACAGAAGAAGAACCCTAA